From a single Lentisphaera profundi genomic region:
- the leuS gene encoding leucine--tRNA ligase, translating to MSEIIKDYDHLAIESKWQKYWLDNKTFKVEKDDTKPKFYALDMFPYPSGSGLHVGHPEGYTASDIICRYKRQKGFNVLHPMGWDAFGLPAEQYAMKTGVHPSITTEKNVNNFRRQIQELGFSYDWDREINTTDEKYYKWTQWIFLQLYKKGLAKIDNVDVNWCPSTRTVLANEEVNNGMDEKGNAVERKPMKQWVFKITEYAEQLLDGLDDLDWPEGIKEMQRNWIGKSIGAEVDFTVDKHNDKIRVYTTRPDTLFGATYMVLAPEHALVSKITTSDQKEEIDAYVTRARNMSEQDRAENKEKTGVHTGAYAINPVNGEKLAIWISDYVLSSYGTGAIMSVPAHDERDFEFAQAFDLPIKCIISPNPKEAKYENVDVDAALAGKACWTGNGELINSANEDGLDLNGLEVKDSKRQATDWLVSKDLGEEKTNYRLRDWIFSRQRYWGEPFPIVHMEDGSIKTLENELPVRLPQMENIHPSETGESPLANATEWLDYTCPDTGMKGRRETNTMPQWAGSCWYYLRYIDAGNTEAAFDPEIEKYWMPVDLYIGGAEHAVLHLLYARFWHKVLFDLGITSVKEPFQKLFNQGMILAVSYKNKAGFWVDTTLVVDENKQPVPSNMELDSSRKYFHKETGEELEQMAGKMSKSLNNVVNPDEIVKDFGADSLRLYEMFMGALADSKLWITSSINGINKFLTRCHKLVVNEDGELKSTITDNAELSKEARRTLHQTIKKIGDDIENFGFNTAISQMMIFINEFSKLKTVPKSAIEDFVTILSPFAPHLAEELWEKLGHNGTIAYVQWPEYKEEYLKLSEVEILVQVLGKPVKKMMVAADADAKQLEEIALADEDVKARIEGKTVRKIVAVPGRLVNIVAT from the coding sequence ATGTCTGAAATCATCAAAGATTACGATCACTTGGCCATCGAGAGCAAATGGCAAAAATACTGGCTCGACAACAAAACTTTCAAAGTTGAAAAAGACGATACTAAACCAAAGTTCTACGCTCTCGACATGTTTCCCTACCCCTCAGGATCGGGTCTCCACGTCGGCCATCCAGAAGGCTACACGGCTTCAGATATAATCTGCCGCTACAAGCGTCAAAAAGGTTTTAACGTTCTTCACCCCATGGGCTGGGATGCTTTTGGACTTCCTGCTGAACAGTACGCTATGAAGACTGGTGTGCATCCTTCTATCACCACCGAGAAAAACGTCAATAACTTCCGTCGTCAGATACAAGAGCTCGGTTTTTCCTATGATTGGGATCGTGAAATCAATACAACAGATGAAAAATACTACAAATGGACGCAATGGATTTTTCTCCAGCTCTATAAAAAGGGGCTCGCTAAAATTGACAATGTCGATGTCAACTGGTGCCCTAGCACACGCACTGTGCTTGCCAATGAAGAAGTCAACAACGGCATGGATGAAAAAGGCAATGCCGTAGAACGTAAGCCGATGAAGCAATGGGTTTTCAAAATCACTGAATATGCTGAGCAACTTCTCGACGGCCTCGATGACCTCGACTGGCCTGAAGGCATCAAAGAAATGCAGCGTAACTGGATTGGCAAATCAATTGGCGCAGAAGTCGACTTCACAGTTGACAAGCACAATGATAAAATCCGCGTTTACACTACTCGTCCAGACACCCTCTTCGGTGCTACTTATATGGTTCTCGCTCCAGAGCACGCGCTCGTTTCCAAAATCACCACAAGTGACCAGAAAGAAGAAATAGACGCTTACGTCACAAGAGCTCGTAATATGTCCGAGCAAGATCGCGCTGAAAACAAAGAAAAAACCGGCGTTCATACTGGCGCTTACGCTATCAACCCAGTGAATGGCGAAAAGTTAGCTATTTGGATTTCTGACTATGTTCTCTCGAGCTACGGAACTGGTGCTATCATGTCGGTCCCTGCTCACGATGAGCGTGACTTCGAATTTGCTCAAGCTTTCGACCTCCCCATCAAATGCATTATCTCTCCAAACCCCAAAGAAGCTAAATACGAGAATGTCGACGTTGACGCCGCGCTCGCTGGAAAAGCTTGCTGGACTGGCAATGGCGAACTCATCAACTCCGCCAACGAAGATGGCCTAGATCTCAATGGCCTCGAAGTTAAAGATTCCAAGCGCCAAGCTACTGATTGGCTCGTTAGCAAAGACCTCGGCGAAGAAAAAACTAATTACCGCCTCCGCGACTGGATTTTCTCACGTCAGCGTTACTGGGGCGAGCCCTTCCCTATCGTGCACATGGAAGATGGCTCTATCAAAACTCTTGAAAACGAACTCCCCGTTCGTCTTCCTCAAATGGAAAACATCCATCCCTCCGAGACAGGTGAATCACCACTTGCCAACGCCACTGAATGGCTTGATTACACATGCCCTGACACAGGCATGAAAGGTCGTCGTGAAACAAACACTATGCCACAATGGGCTGGCTCATGCTGGTACTACCTGCGTTATATAGATGCAGGCAATACCGAAGCTGCTTTCGATCCGGAGATCGAAAAATATTGGATGCCTGTCGACCTCTATATTGGTGGTGCTGAACACGCTGTCCTTCACCTTCTCTACGCACGCTTCTGGCACAAAGTACTCTTCGACCTAGGCATCACCTCGGTCAAAGAACCTTTCCAAAAGCTTTTCAACCAAGGTATGATCCTCGCTGTTTCTTATAAAAACAAAGCTGGCTTCTGGGTTGATACGACTCTCGTCGTGGATGAAAATAAACAGCCTGTTCCTAGCAATATGGAGCTTGATTCTTCACGTAAATATTTCCATAAGGAAACCGGTGAAGAGCTTGAGCAAATGGCCGGAAAAATGTCCAAGTCACTCAACAACGTCGTCAATCCCGATGAAATCGTAAAAGACTTCGGTGCTGATTCACTTCGTCTTTACGAGATGTTTATGGGTGCTCTTGCTGATTCCAAACTCTGGATTACCAGCAGTATTAATGGCATCAACAAATTTCTCACTCGCTGTCACAAACTTGTCGTTAATGAAGATGGTGAACTCAAGTCTACTATCACCGACAATGCTGAACTGAGCAAAGAAGCGCGTCGTACCCTTCACCAAACTATCAAAAAGATTGGCGATGACATCGAAAACTTCGGTTTTAATACGGCCATTTCTCAGATGATGATCTTCATCAATGAATTCAGTAAGCTCAAAACTGTTCCCAAGTCGGCGATTGAAGATTTCGTCACCATTCTTTCACCTTTCGCTCCTCACCTTGCCGAAGAGTTGTGGGAAAAGCTCGGTCACAACGGTACTATCGCTTATGTTCAATGGCCTGAATACAAAGAAGAATACCTCAAACTTAGCGAAGTAGAAATCCTCGTTCAAGTACTTGGTAAGCCAGTGAAAAAAATGATGGTTGCTGCTGATGCAGATGCCAAACAGTTAGAAGAAATAGCTCTTGCTGACGAAGATGTAAAAGCTCGCATCGAAGGTAAGACAGTTCGTAAAATCGTCGCAGTTCCAGGACGCTTAGTGAATATCGTCGCGACCTAA
- a CDS encoding DUF3500 domain-containing protein — translation MKKIFLLSLIVSSSLFGHGFDEWYQDLNEKQKALVGKEFNSAERTQWHYIPIKKRKGLSISEMTQEQSDEMFHIMAHVFSEQGIKKVKAVIEMEKILREVEGEKRDPKNFYFTLFGKVNEGKWGFSFEGHHISVNFTFEDKKMISGTPLFFGANPAKIFKNSSSTLREGERPLAFAEDAAFDIVKSFNEQQKVLAHKDETTMRDMKEAKNAFPGKYDDFGIHWKQLNPGQQQTLGNLIRKAYLDDLNSQYASQAWKEIEDTKDSLRFAYYGGVDLQSPHHYRIIGSDLVILLFNTQNGTQNTKVNHVHQIWRSRKNDFGGK, via the coding sequence ATGAAAAAAATATTTCTACTAAGTTTAATCGTATCTTCTAGCCTTTTCGGACATGGTTTTGATGAGTGGTATCAAGATTTAAACGAGAAACAAAAAGCCCTCGTCGGCAAAGAATTTAATTCCGCTGAAAGAACTCAGTGGCATTATATCCCTATAAAAAAACGTAAAGGTTTGTCGATTTCAGAAATGACTCAAGAACAAAGCGATGAAATGTTTCATATCATGGCACATGTTTTTTCTGAACAAGGTATTAAGAAAGTAAAAGCCGTTATTGAAATGGAAAAAATTCTTCGTGAAGTTGAAGGAGAAAAACGCGACCCTAAAAATTTCTATTTCACTTTATTTGGCAAAGTTAATGAGGGTAAATGGGGCTTTAGTTTTGAAGGCCATCATATCTCAGTAAACTTCACTTTTGAAGACAAAAAAATGATTAGTGGTACGCCGCTATTCTTTGGTGCGAACCCCGCAAAAATATTTAAAAACTCTAGCTCTACTCTTCGAGAAGGCGAACGTCCCCTAGCTTTTGCTGAAGACGCTGCTTTTGATATCGTGAAATCTTTCAATGAACAACAAAAAGTCCTTGCTCACAAAGACGAAACTACCATGCGAGACATGAAAGAAGCTAAGAATGCTTTCCCAGGTAAATATGATGACTTTGGTATCCACTGGAAGCAATTGAATCCAGGTCAACAACAAACCTTAGGAAATTTAATTCGTAAAGCCTATCTCGATGACCTCAATAGCCAATATGCTAGTCAGGCATGGAAAGAGATAGAAGACACTAAGGACAGCCTCCGTTTTGCCTATTATGGTGGAGTGGATTTACAGAGCCCACATCATTATAGAATTATTGGCAGTGATTTAGTCATCTTGCTTTTTAATACTCAGAACGGAACGCAAAACACGAAGGTTAATCACGTTCACCAAATCTGGCGCAGTCGTAAAAATGACTTTGGCGGCAAATAA
- a CDS encoding lysophospholipid acyltransferase family protein: MAKKIKKIRKKIQGPLEIMAIYGLMAVVKCLPLKWARSVGSSLGFMAYQVPSIKKLIHANLDVAFPDMETKESREIAIRSMGGLFNVFIEFLWFKGREKQVEKYIEWDEASMSFFKERRAANKDKKPCILLTMHMGNWEVIGQSHYTIANETLTSVATQIKNNVLEQIMYEGRTATGAKITHEKGAVKALIKSLRDKQTIGLLVDQSTKIKQGGVYAKYFSLDATISRSPATFAKKFDPDVFMVECHRTKKGFYISYNPLPFDYKECGSEEIYSAKLLEYMESIVRKRPDQWIWFYKRWSSYISSEDKDKYPYYSDLDRHAE; this comes from the coding sequence ATGGCTAAAAAAATTAAGAAGATAAGAAAGAAGATACAAGGGCCTTTAGAAATCATGGCTATCTATGGTTTAATGGCTGTCGTTAAATGTTTACCCTTGAAATGGGCGAGAAGTGTAGGTTCGAGTTTAGGTTTTATGGCCTACCAAGTACCCAGTATCAAAAAATTAATTCATGCCAATCTTGATGTAGCCTTTCCTGATATGGAGACGAAAGAATCTCGTGAAATAGCGATTAGGTCGATGGGAGGTTTATTTAATGTATTTATTGAATTTCTTTGGTTCAAAGGACGTGAGAAACAAGTGGAAAAATACATAGAGTGGGATGAGGCTAGCATGAGCTTTTTTAAAGAGAGAAGAGCGGCTAATAAAGATAAGAAGCCCTGTATTCTACTCACAATGCATATGGGCAACTGGGAAGTAATTGGCCAAAGTCATTACACGATTGCCAATGAAACATTAACTTCTGTGGCAACTCAAATAAAAAATAATGTTCTCGAACAAATCATGTACGAAGGAAGAACTGCTACGGGAGCTAAAATCACTCACGAAAAAGGTGCAGTTAAAGCATTGATTAAGAGTTTACGAGACAAGCAAACGATAGGCTTGCTAGTTGATCAGAGTACAAAAATAAAACAAGGTGGAGTCTATGCGAAATATTTCAGTTTAGATGCCACGATTAGCCGTAGTCCAGCAACTTTTGCTAAGAAATTTGATCCAGATGTATTTATGGTTGAGTGTCATAGGACGAAAAAAGGCTTCTATATTTCTTATAATCCTTTGCCTTTTGACTATAAAGAGTGCGGTTCTGAAGAAATTTATTCTGCTAAGCTATTGGAGTACATGGAGAGTATTGTTCGCAAGCGTCCTGACCAATGGATTTGGTTTTACAAAAGATGGTCCTCATATATATCCAGTGAGGATAAAGATAAGTACCCTTATTACTCAGACTTAGATAGGCATGCAGAATAA
- a CDS encoding 23S rRNA (pseudouridine(1915)-N(3))-methyltransferase RlmH: MLRIEFFVIGKTKEKWIQAGIDKYLKRLKPYANLSYKELPDISAGKRKESKIIQAISSRDILILLDEKGLDFTSVEGANWLEKVAHHCSGKLVFAVGSAYGFSQEEYNRADYKLSLSKMTFTHEMIRVFFVEQLYRMLSIQKGTPYHHV, encoded by the coding sequence ATGCTAAGAATAGAGTTTTTTGTTATTGGAAAAACCAAAGAAAAGTGGATCCAAGCAGGGATTGATAAGTATTTAAAAAGATTAAAACCTTATGCGAATTTATCCTATAAAGAACTGCCTGATATATCAGCAGGTAAACGGAAAGAAAGCAAAATAATCCAAGCTATTAGCTCAAGGGATATCCTCATTTTATTAGATGAAAAAGGTCTCGATTTCACTTCTGTAGAAGGAGCTAATTGGTTGGAGAAAGTTGCACACCACTGCTCGGGAAAACTAGTTTTTGCAGTGGGTAGTGCTTATGGCTTTAGCCAAGAAGAATACAATCGCGCAGATTATAAGTTGAGCTTATCAAAAATGACTTTCACTCATGAAATGATTAGAGTCTTTTTTGTCGAGCAACTTTATCGTATGTTATCAATTCAAAAGGGCACACCCTATCATCACGTGTAA
- a CDS encoding helix-turn-helix domain-containing protein → MNTLQEDFLKRLGNHNRLDLLLSQSMGVYFFIKDTAGRVMMANKLTYVRCGFKSEDEIIGKTDYDLFEFDLADKYHKDEQAIIQKGEAVFHMAELAPNKDGIIDCYFSNKMPVHDLEGNIIGVASTTSSHDYMKKMLGGYLTISPALEFVRDNFRTNISIPELAESLNMTQRKFGEIFKEVLTVTPQTYIIKMRIHYACVDLINTKKALKKIAEDVGFYDHSTFIRQFSKHVGMLPTKYRNSHKK, encoded by the coding sequence ATGAATACACTACAAGAAGATTTTCTCAAGCGCCTAGGCAACCACAATCGTCTCGACCTTTTACTTAGTCAATCCATGGGCGTTTACTTTTTCATCAAAGATACCGCAGGCCGTGTTATGATGGCAAATAAACTTACCTACGTACGCTGTGGTTTTAAATCAGAAGATGAAATAATTGGAAAAACTGATTACGACCTTTTTGAATTTGACCTCGCCGATAAGTACCATAAAGATGAGCAGGCCATCATACAAAAAGGAGAAGCCGTTTTTCACATGGCTGAACTAGCTCCTAATAAAGATGGAATTATTGATTGCTACTTCTCCAATAAAATGCCCGTACACGATCTAGAAGGTAATATTATTGGTGTTGCGAGTACGACATCCAGTCATGATTATATGAAGAAAATGCTAGGTGGATATTTAACCATTTCTCCTGCATTGGAATTTGTTAGAGATAACTTCAGAACAAATATAAGTATCCCTGAACTCGCTGAAAGTCTCAATATGACCCAGCGTAAATTTGGTGAAATTTTCAAAGAAGTATTAACCGTCACTCCACAGACTTACATTATAAAAATGCGCATTCACTATGCCTGTGTCGATCTCATTAACACAAAAAAAGCTTTAAAGAAAATTGCTGAAGATGTCGGCTTCTATGACCACAGTACATTTATTCGACAATTCTCTAAGCACGTTGGGATGCTACCTACTAAATATCGTAATTCTCATAAAAAATAG
- a CDS encoding Gfo/Idh/MocA family protein, which produces MHLSHNRRNFMKGSAALMASSVSLSSALADTKPSTKTLKVALIGCGGRGSGAASQILKADNNIELIALADVFPDKVDAAKKRFARLKDKAPIKDEFCFSGFDAYKKIMEIPEVDIVLLTTPPHFRPMHIEAAVDAGKHVFAEKPLACDPAGLKRAAEAIRKCEEKGLYFLCGFCYRFDGAKVETMKQIKEGIIGDITNIQSSYNAGGLWHKGRKDTWTDMEWQMRNWLYFTWLSGDHIVEQAIHGIDKMQWLTGDADIKSVNSIGGRQSRTDAKFGDIFDHFSVQYEFDNGIIGNFTCRQQSGTDRYVGDVAYGTKGKVDFQRGRIYNQKGEQIWAVKGKFEQMHQHEQRVLVEHIRAGKYFNNGKESIKSCGLGILGRMSGYTGKKLTWDKLMNSKEDLSPSAYSFDTPISVPPVAQPGITKFV; this is translated from the coding sequence ATGCACTTATCACACAACCGTCGCAATTTCATGAAAGGTTCAGCTGCTCTTATGGCATCTTCAGTATCACTAAGCTCTGCACTTGCCGACACAAAACCATCGACAAAGACTCTCAAAGTTGCTCTAATTGGCTGTGGTGGTCGTGGCTCCGGTGCCGCTAGTCAAATCCTTAAAGCAGATAATAATATTGAATTAATTGCCCTCGCAGACGTATTCCCTGATAAAGTTGATGCCGCAAAAAAACGCTTTGCACGCTTAAAAGATAAAGCTCCCATCAAAGATGAATTCTGTTTCTCTGGCTTTGATGCTTATAAAAAAATCATGGAAATCCCCGAAGTCGACATTGTCCTTCTTACCACTCCTCCTCACTTTCGCCCGATGCACATCGAAGCCGCTGTAGATGCAGGCAAGCATGTTTTTGCAGAAAAACCCCTCGCTTGTGATCCTGCAGGACTAAAACGAGCGGCCGAAGCCATTCGTAAATGTGAAGAGAAAGGCCTCTACTTTCTCTGTGGTTTCTGCTACCGTTTTGACGGCGCTAAAGTCGAAACAATGAAGCAAATCAAAGAAGGCATAATCGGAGATATCACTAATATTCAAAGTTCCTATAATGCAGGAGGTCTATGGCACAAAGGTCGTAAAGACACTTGGACTGATATGGAATGGCAAATGCGTAATTGGCTATATTTCACTTGGCTCTCCGGCGATCATATTGTGGAGCAAGCAATCCATGGCATTGATAAAATGCAGTGGCTCACTGGCGATGCTGATATTAAATCAGTCAACAGTATCGGCGGTCGTCAATCAAGAACAGATGCAAAATTCGGGGATATATTCGATCACTTCTCAGTACAATATGAATTCGACAATGGCATCATCGGTAACTTTACTTGTCGCCAACAATCTGGTACCGATCGTTATGTGGGTGATGTCGCTTATGGAACCAAAGGCAAAGTAGACTTTCAGCGCGGACGTATCTACAATCAAAAAGGAGAACAAATCTGGGCCGTAAAAGGTAAATTTGAACAAATGCATCAGCACGAGCAACGAGTTTTAGTTGAACATATTCGAGCGGGGAAATACTTTAATAATGGTAAAGAATCAATCAAAAGCTGTGGCTTAGGAATCTTGGGCCGCATGTCGGGTTATACAGGCAAAAAACTAACTTGGGATAAACTCATGAATTCTAAAGAAGATTTAAGTCCTTCTGCTTATAGTTTTGATACTCCCATTTCTGTTCCGCCAGTTGCCCAACCCGGCATCACTAAATTCGTATAG
- a CDS encoding sugar phosphate isomerase/epimerase family protein: protein MKKSLLVFLCTLLSFSLFSEDKLQIKFALKYGMIKTKASVLDKFKLVKELGYDGIEVNGPSNNREAFKAASEASGLPIHGVVCSTHWKLQLSDPDESIRAKGLEGFKQAIRDAKFYGASSVLLVPAKVRKGVTFEECWERSIIEIKKALPLAKELGINILLENVWNDFLTTPEDTLKYINELNSDLVGSYFDIGNTVRYNPPASWPPVLGNKIMKLDVKPYVKQPKGQNLYKGFQAKIGQDDNDWPAVCKALKAINYSGWATAEVGGGDKERLAEILANMQKVFSH from the coding sequence ATGAAAAAATCATTACTTGTATTTTTATGTACGCTTTTGTCATTTTCACTTTTTTCTGAAGACAAATTACAGATTAAATTCGCCCTGAAATACGGCATGATCAAAACTAAGGCTTCCGTATTAGATAAATTTAAATTAGTTAAAGAACTGGGTTATGATGGCATTGAAGTTAATGGCCCCTCAAATAATCGAGAGGCTTTTAAAGCGGCTAGTGAAGCATCTGGCCTACCTATTCATGGCGTCGTTTGTAGTACACACTGGAAGCTCCAATTATCTGATCCTGACGAATCCATAAGAGCAAAAGGCCTGGAGGGTTTTAAACAGGCTATTCGAGATGCTAAATTCTATGGTGCAAGTTCTGTACTCTTAGTTCCCGCTAAAGTCCGCAAAGGTGTGACTTTCGAAGAATGTTGGGAAAGAAGTATTATCGAAATCAAAAAAGCCTTACCTCTAGCAAAAGAATTAGGCATTAATATTCTTTTAGAGAATGTTTGGAATGATTTCCTTACCACTCCTGAAGACACACTCAAATATATTAATGAGCTCAATTCAGATTTAGTCGGTTCGTATTTTGATATTGGTAACACCGTACGTTACAACCCCCCTGCTTCATGGCCTCCTGTCCTCGGAAATAAAATCATGAAACTTGATGTGAAACCTTATGTAAAACAGCCTAAAGGTCAAAATCTTTACAAAGGCTTTCAAGCTAAAATTGGTCAAGACGATAACGATTGGCCTGCAGTATGCAAAGCTTTAAAAGCGATCAATTATTCGGGCTGGGCAACGGCCGAAGTGGGTGGTGGTGATAAAGAACGCTTAGCAGAAATCCTTGCCAATATGCAAAAAGTTTTCAGCCACTAA
- a CDS encoding endonuclease/exonuclease/phosphatase family protein, translated as MIRFLLFILAISSLISCASKNTHNKELTIVSYNIRHGQGMDGLVDIKRTATVLELLDADLIALQEVDKFCPRSGNIHIAKELAKLLGMEFHFEKFMDYQGGEYGMAVLSRFPIEKTIRHQLPKGTEPRCALEIQVKVPAINNLLSFICIHNEWRKGDARKAQVKTLLDAINHYHHPTILAGDFNATPDDPSIALLKNTSWLIMNKSGEKTYPSHKPEKEIDFIMSRNLNDKSASHFVVNEQVASDHRPIVAEIHFEK; from the coding sequence ATGATACGATTTTTACTTTTTATTTTAGCTATAAGCTCTTTGATTTCCTGCGCTTCAAAGAACACTCATAATAAAGAACTAACAATCGTATCTTATAACATCCGCCATGGCCAAGGCATGGATGGTCTCGTTGATATAAAACGAACGGCAACAGTGCTTGAGCTTCTAGACGCGGATCTCATTGCACTTCAAGAAGTCGATAAATTCTGTCCACGTAGTGGAAACATCCATATTGCAAAAGAGCTTGCTAAGCTATTAGGAATGGAATTCCATTTTGAAAAGTTCATGGATTATCAAGGAGGCGAATATGGCATGGCAGTACTTTCTCGTTTCCCGATTGAAAAAACAATCCGTCATCAACTGCCTAAAGGCACTGAACCACGTTGTGCTCTAGAAATCCAAGTAAAAGTACCTGCAATTAACAATCTGCTATCCTTTATATGTATCCATAATGAGTGGCGTAAGGGCGATGCTCGCAAAGCTCAAGTCAAAACATTACTAGATGCCATTAATCACTATCATCACCCCACTATCTTAGCAGGTGATTTTAATGCTACACCTGATGATCCTTCAATAGCTTTATTAAAAAATACATCTTGGCTGATCATGAATAAATCTGGTGAAAAAACCTATCCTAGTCACAAGCCAGAAAAAGAGATTGATTTCATCATGAGTCGAAACTTAAACGATAAATCCGCTTCTCATTTCGTGGTCAATGAACAAGTAGCATCTGATCACCGGCCCATTGTCGCTGAAATACACTTTGAAAAATAA
- a CDS encoding FAD:protein FMN transferase, whose amino-acid sequence MRKTILLLLLVFLSSPLFSQDLKSYSFTEKIMACDFRILIYAHNSNHAEDSANKAFAKISAINLICSDYITQSEVSQLSTSHNTWTSLSDDLWRILKYSQDLSKESKGAFDITCGPLTVQWRKARYQNKLPDPNAITRLLKRCGYQKLELNQDHQSARLNTPFMKIDLGAIAKGYAADQAMLTLQKNGIKHAMIDASGDLLMSAHPTAKWKVYLKNGSDHQSKNYIEIKEGAVATSGSSIQNLSSDKKLYSHIIDPRTGMAITHNNQVTVISTSAIEADALASTLSVLPAAQGLKLLQNKLNCSALIHNHDSIKKSKNFPTLY is encoded by the coding sequence ATGAGAAAAACGATTTTATTACTACTACTTGTTTTTTTATCGAGTCCCCTTTTCTCTCAAGACTTAAAATCCTATAGCTTCACTGAAAAAATCATGGCTTGCGACTTCCGCATCCTCATTTATGCTCATAACTCAAATCATGCTGAAGATAGCGCAAACAAAGCTTTTGCCAAAATTTCGGCCATCAATCTCATTTGCAGTGATTACATTACTCAAAGCGAGGTAAGTCAATTATCCACAAGTCATAATACCTGGACTTCCCTTAGTGATGATTTGTGGCGTATACTAAAATATTCACAAGACTTATCTAAGGAAAGCAAAGGCGCTTTTGACATCACCTGTGGTCCCCTTACAGTTCAATGGCGTAAAGCACGTTATCAAAATAAACTTCCCGATCCAAACGCAATTACTCGCTTATTGAAAAGATGTGGCTACCAAAAACTTGAACTCAATCAAGACCATCAATCCGCACGCTTAAATACGCCCTTCATGAAAATAGATTTAGGTGCCATTGCCAAAGGTTATGCCGCCGATCAAGCCATGCTAACCCTTCAGAAAAACGGTATTAAACACGCCATGATCGATGCTTCAGGTGATTTACTTATGAGTGCCCACCCCACGGCTAAATGGAAAGTCTACTTAAAAAATGGCAGTGATCATCAGTCTAAAAACTATATCGAGATAAAGGAAGGTGCCGTTGCCACCTCTGGTAGCTCAATCCAAAACTTGAGTTCCGATAAGAAACTATATTCACATATCATTGATCCACGAACGGGTATGGCCATCACTCATAATAATCAAGTAACGGTTATCTCAACTTCAGCAATCGAAGCAGATGCTCTTGCTTCTACTTTATCCGTATTGCCCGCAGCTCAAGGTTTAAAATTGCTCCAAAACAAACTAAATTGCTCGGCACTCATTCATAATCATGACTCAATCAAAAAATCTAAAAATTTCCCTACACTCTATTAA